In Thalassococcus sp. S3, the sequence TCCTGCAGGTGTCCACGCCAGTTGCCGTGACCTCGTATCTTCTGGCGGAAAAATACGGCGCCGATGCCGCTTCGGTCGCGGGCCTGGTGGTCGTGTCCACGCTGATGTCGGTGGCTGCCCTGCCCCTGATCCTGGCATTTCTGCTCTAGCCCAAATGTGATTTCCACAGGGTCAAAAAGAGTGTAAGCTTTCGAAAAACATAAAAGAAGCGAGAGGCAGATGAGCAGAAGTCTTTACGCTATCGCATTGTTGATGCTGTTGGCCGCCTGCGGCGGCGGCTACAACGCGCCACCGCGCGATCTTGACAATGCGTGCAGCATCGTAAGCGAGCGCCCCGAATACCTGCGGGCCTTCCGCGCCACCGAGCGCAAGTGGGGTGTGCCGGTGCATGTGCAGATGGCGACCATTTATCAGGAAAGCAAATTCATCGGCGACGCACGCACCCCGTTCCGATACGTGATGGGGATCATCCCCATGGGTCGGCAAAGCAGCGCATATGGCTATGCGCAGGCCTTGGACGGAACCTGGGACGAGTATCGCGATCAAACCGGGCGCCGCAGCGCCAAGCGTGACCGCATCCGTGATGCAAGCGATTTCATGGGCTGGTACATGTCCCACTCCCGTGATCGCAACGGCATCGCAATGCACGATGCGCGCAACCAGTATCTCGCGTATCACGAGGGTCATACCGGCTACGCGCGGGGATCCTACAACCGCAAGAGCTGGCTTTTGCGGGTTTCAGGAGAAGTCCAGCAGCGCGCGAACAACTACCAGGTCCAGCTTGCCTCCTGCCGCAGAGCGCGAGGCTAACGCTCGTCTTCTCCGACAAGGCGGGTGTTGAAAAGCCCGTCGCTGATCGACATGCCGGTTTCCAGACCGCCCAGAATGACGGTGGTCTGGCCACCATTCGCATCATTGATCACCCACTTGCGCAATTGGGTTGGTGAGCCTGTAAACATCAGATCGATGCTGCCGGTATCCGGGTTGTCCGGATCCTGCGCGCGGACGATTGTCGCCGTGCCATCAAAGCTGTGCCCGGTCACCATGTTGGCCCGTCCAAGATCGACATTGCGGGCCAGGATGATCGAGAGGGGAGTACGGTTCAGCGCGTAGGTCTCGGGCGCCTGATTGGACTTCGGATCATGGATCACCACGGCGCCGGCGCCGGCCATCACGATGGCCTCGTCAGGCGGATCATACTCAAACCGCACCCGCCCGGGGCGTTTGATGTAAAGATCCCCGGTGCTGAGCGTGCCATCGTCGTTGATCTGCGTGAATTCACCACGTGCGGTGGTCATCGCGTTGAGATAGCGGGAAATTTCGCTCAAGGGCAGTTTGTCCGCAAAGGCGGGAACGGCGGTCAGCGTGCAGAATGCAGCGGCAATCAAGTGTTTCATGATGTTTGATGTAACCCGCGTTTGCGGAAATTACATCTCCCGAAATGTCACGACCCCGCGATAGGCAGGGTCGCGCACCTATTGCTGCTCAGGGACGAGAATTTCGCGTTTGCCCACATGGTTGGCGGGCGACACAAGGCCTTCCTCTTCCATCTGCTCCACAAGCCTCGCGGCTTTGTTATAGCCGATGGCAAGCTTGCGCTGGATGTAGGAGGTGGAGCATTTGCGGTCCTTGATCACGATCTGCACCGCCGTGTCATAAAGCGCGTCCTCGCTGTCGGTGTTTCCGCCAAGGCCCAGAACCGCGTCGATATCGCTTTCACGCTCTTCATCGGGCCCATCAAGCACGTGGCTCACATAATCGGGAGGACCAAAGGCCTTGAGATGGTTGACGACCTCCTCGACCTCTTCATCCGAAACGAACGGCCCGTGACAGCGCGTGATCTTTGCACCGCCCGCCATGTAAAGCATATCGCCCATGCCCAGAAGCTGTTCGGCGCCCATCTCGCCCAGGATGGTGCGGCTGTCGACTTTCGAGGTCACCTGGAACGAGATCCGGGTGGGGAAGTTCGCCTTGATCGTGCCCGTAATCACGTCGACGGACGGGCGCTGCGTGGCCATGATCAGGTGAATGCCCGACGCCCGCGCCATCTGCGCGAGACGCTGGATACAGGCCTCGATCTCCTTACCGGCGACCATCATCAAGTCGGCCATCTCGTCCACGATCACAACGATGTAAGGCAGCGCCTCGGGCTGGATCTCTTCGGTTTCAAAGATCGGCTCGCCTGTCTCGTCGTCAAAACCCGTCTGCACGGTGCGCGAGAACATCTCGCCCTTCGACAGCGCGTCGCGCACCCGGCCGTTATAGCCTTCGATGTTGCGCACACCCATCTTGGACATCTTGCGATACCGCTCCTCCATCTCGCCTACGGTCCATTTCAAAGCGACAACCGCCTTTTTCGGGTCCGTCACCACGGGGGAGAGGAGATGCGGGATGCCGTCATAGACGCTAAGCTCCAGCATCTTGGGGTCGATCATGATCAACCGGCATTCCTCCGGCGTGAGCCGGTAGAGGAGGCTGAGGATCATCGTGTTGATCGCCACCGACTTACCTGAACCGGTGGTCCCGGCGATCAGAAGGTGGGGCATCTTTGCCAGGTTCGCCACGACAGGCTCACCGCCGATATCCTTGCCCAACGCCAGCGGCAGGCGCATGTTGGTGTCGCCGAAATCACGGGCAGCCAGCACTTCGCGCAGGACGCACATCTCGCGGTTCTCATTGGGCAGTTCGATCCCGATCACCGAGCGACCCGGCACGGTGGAGACCCGCGCCGACAAGGCCGCCATCGACCGTGCGATATCGTCAGCCAGGCCGATCACACGAGACGCTTTAAGACCCGGTGCAGGCTCAAGCTCGTACATCGTGACAACGGGGCCGGGGCGGACGCTCACGATCTCCCCCTTCACGCCGTAATCATCAAGGACGTTTTCCAGCATGCGCGCGTTTTCTTCCAGCGCCTCGTCGCTGAGGTGATGGCGCTGGATGGAATCCGGGCTGGTCAGCAGGTTTAGTGGCGGCAATTCGAATGCGACGCCGTTTTCTTCGAAGGCCAGGGTCGGCTGTGCCTCCTGCTGCGCGCGACGCGACGGGGTCGGAGCCTTGCGCGCGGGATTCTGCACGACCTTGCGAGGTTCGGCGACAGGCAGCGGCTGCGGGGCCGGGTCGGGATCTGTCAACGGCAGCGCCTGCGCTTCCGGTCGGTAGGGGGCCGGTTCCGGAAGATGAGGTTGCGCTGCGGTCAGGGGAGGTTCGGTGCGAACGGGCTGCGCCGGCTGATGCATCGCCGTCAACGGAGGTTCCGGTCTCAACTCGACCGGTTGAGGTGTTGTATCCAGCACCAACGGATCGGGACCGCGCCCCCGGCCCTTGGTCAGAGGAAGGTCGGTATCAATCTGAAGCTTGGTGCCCTGGCGCGCGCGGGACTTGATGACATCCGCGATCTTGGCCTTGATCCGATCATCACCGGGCATTTCATCAAGCTCGTCGAAATCCTCCAATGGCTCGGGCTCCACAAGTTCGGGTTCGGGCAGCGGATCCGGTCGTTTGATCAATGCGGGCATGCGCGCCAAAAGGCCCTGCTTTTGCACGGGTTCGGCTGGCGCGGGTGGTGGCAGATCCTCTTCATAGACTGGCCCCTCTTGGAACATGGACGCTATGCTTTCCTGACGCTCTGCGCGCCGTTCGCGGGCAGCTTGCGCTGCCTGCATCGCCGTGCTGGCACCGCGGCCCGCCAGGGTCAGAAGTCCGGCATAGAACATGATCAGACCCACCACGATCATCCGGAAACCACGCTGAATTTCCGCCCGGGTAAAGCCAAGCACGAAGGCAGCCGTCGCCAGCATCGCCACAGCCATTACGAGAGACATCAATTTGACAGCAAAGTGCGAGCCGAGCGGCAGCAATGTCAGCAATGCGCCCATGACAGTATCGCCGAAAAGACCGCCCAGACCAAAGCTGTGCGTGCTTTTCCAGGTGTCGCCGGGGATGAGCGTTGCGGCATAGACGGAACAAACCGCAACCGCGATCGGCGCAAAAATCAAACGGGCGCCTGCCCGTTCCTCTCCGAAATGGCCGGTAAAGCGGACACCCCAAACCACCAGCACCAGCGCAAAAGCCCAGCTTCCCCAGCCCACGATCATGAACAAGGGCGCTGCAATCGACGCCCCAAGTCGGCCCATCCAGTTCTGGACCGGCGCATCGGTCGAGACCATCCAGTTCGGATCGTCCGGGGTGTAAGACCCGATCATCGCCGCCGCCATCAGGCCCAGCACGACCAGAACGATACCGATCAGCTCCTTGCCCCGCTTTTCGATCGCGGCCTGCATGGAGCTATCGAGCAATGGGTCCCGGCTGCGAGTGTTGTAAGATGCCATGCGCGTCCCTCGGTCTTATCTGAAAAGGCAATCGCGGAGCGTGATCAGCCCGCGCTGCATTTCGTTCTTTGGGGCCACCATCGCGACCCGGATATAGCCTGCGCCGGGGTTCACCCCGTCACGCGTCTGCGCCAGATAGGCGCCGGGCAGGACCCGCACGCCGGTCTCCCGCCAAAGTTTCAGTGTCGCCACCTCGCCGTCCTCGACCGGCAGCCAGAGAAAAAAGCCTGCCTCGGGGCTGTGATAGCCAGGCACGTCACCCAGCACCTCGTCCGCGATGGTGTATTTCTCGGCGTAGAGCGCACGGTTTTCGACCACGTGGTCCTCATCCGCCCAAACCTGCGCTGCCGCTGCCTGCAAAGGTAAGGGCAGCGGTGTGCCCGCATAAGACCGAAGCTGCTTGGCACGCCGGATGCTTTCCGGGCCGCCCGCGACAAACCCTGACCTTAGGCCCGGCAGGTTCGACCGCTTGGACAACGAGTGAAAGATCACCACCCGGTCGGGATCGGCGCCCATCTCTTGCGCAACCTGCAATGCGCCGACAGGGGGTGTGTCGCGGTAAATCTCGGAATAGCACTCATCGGCGAAAATCTTGAAATCGTATTGCTCGGCAAGACCGATCAGCTCTTTCCAGTAAGCCCGGTCCGCTACGGCGCCCTGCGGGTTGGCGGGCGAGCAGATATAGGCAATTGCCGTGCGGTTCAAAATCTCTGCGGGCAATCCGGCATAATCGGGAAGATGGCCCGTCGCTTCGGTCGCTGCGACAAAGACCGGTTCGGCGCCCACCGAAAGGGCGGCGACCAGATAGACCTGGTAGAAGGGGTTCGGCGAAAGAATGACCGGCTGCGCACCGTTTTTCTGTTCCGGGCACAAGGCCATGGCGGCGTTATAAAGCCCCTCGCGCGTGCCGTTCAGCGTCATCACATTCTCATCGGGATCCATCGCGATGCCATAGCGCCGGTCGAGCCAATCACAGATCGCACCCCGCAACGCGTCAGAGCCTTCGTTGGGCGGATAATTGTTAAAGCCCGCCGCATTCTCGGCGATGACATCCAAGATCCAGGGCGGGAAGGCGTGTTTCGGCTCCCCGATGGTCATGTGCACGACATCGCCACCCGGCGCATGCACGTCAAGAAGTGCGCGCAGACGCGGGAATGCATAAGCCGGTAGGTTCGAAAACCGCTCGGGGAACACCATCAAAACTGCCTCTGGTTCGGGATCATAACGTCCCGTTTTGCAAGCAGATTACAGAGGCCCCTGCCCCACGTCCAGAGAAAGCCGCGCAAAGGCGGGCATTTGTGGCTTTCAGGACAACGCCCGTTCCGCAGCAGCACCGATCCGCAACACATGCGCTTCGGTCTGCGGTGGCGTCATCAGCATAATGCCACAGCTGGGCACGCCCGTCGGCACCGTCAGCGCGGTAAGACCCATGAGGTTTCCGATGCGGGTATTGCGCAAGGTCAGCAGATTTTCGGTAACGTAGTAATCGTCTTCGGCGTTCAGACGCGTAAGACTTGGCGGCATAATCGCAGAGGATGGCAAAATCACCGCATCGTAACCTGCGGTCGCCTGATCATACGCCATCCGGCAGGCTTTGAGTGTTGCCCAAGCCGCGACATAGTCGGGGCCCGAGATGTCCATCCCCAACCGAAAACGGCGCAGGATTTCGGGATACATCACATCCGGGTTCGCTTCGATGACATCTCGCCAAAGTCCATAGGCTTCGGTGGGATAAAGTGCTGCTGTAAGGTCCATCGCCCTGGCAACCTCGGGCACATCGATGGGCTCAACCATTGCGCCGGCGGCCTTCAACCGGTCCACGGCGCTGCAAAAAGCCGCAAGCGGCGCGTCCCGCATATCGTCCATCGCAATGGTTTGCAGCGCGGCAAAGCGACGGCCCTTCAACGATGCGCCCTCGATATCCGGTGCAGGGCTGCCCTCCAGCGCGCCTAGAAGCAACGCGGCATCCTCGACCGATCGGGTAAGTGGGCCGACCGTGTCGAACCTCAGGCAAAGTGGCACAACCCCCTCAAGGCTCAGCCGACCCGAGGTGGTCTTGAGACCCACAAGATCGTTCCAGGCCGCCGGAATGCGGACCGACCCGCCGGTATCCGACCCGATCCCAGCGGCAGCGAGATTGAAGGCGACTGACGCAGCAGCCCCGGAGGAGGACCCGCCCGGAACCGCATCGGCGTCGTTGACACAAGGTGGCGTGTTGGTCACGGGGTTATAACCTAGGCCAGAGAAGGCCAGTTCGGTCATGTGCGTTTTGCCCAGGCAGACCGTCCCCATGGCCGTGGCATTGCGCAAAACAACGGCATCGGTTTCAGGCACCCGGCCCTTCAGCAATGCTGAACCGGCTTCGGTGCCGATACCCGCCGTGTCGAAGAGATCCTTCCAACTGATCGGCACACCATCCAGCAGAGATAGGCGCCGCCCCGCCGCCGCCCGCGCCTGCGCGGCCTTCGCCTCAGCCAGCGCGCGGTCATGGGTCACACGGGCATAGATCCGGTCACGTAGGTCATGGCCGTCGATAGCATCCAGATACGTTTGGGTCAGCGCGACCGGGTCGATCTCTTTCGCCTCGATCCCACGCCCCAGATCGGCGGCCGTCATCGTCAACCAGTCTTGCATGTCTTGCCCTCGTTCGCTTTGCCCGCGACGGTAGCGACAGGACCGCACATGGACAATCCCGCCGACCCCACCATATTTCGCCGCATGACACCTGAGAGCGATATCCTCATCGTTGGCGGGGGGCTGAACGGCCCCGCGCTCGCCCTGGCCATGGCCCAGACGGGGCACACCGTAACCGTTATTGATGCGTTGCCCGAAACCGTGCGCAAGAATGCCGCCTTCGACGGACGCTCTTATGCGCTGGCGCTGGCGTCGCAGCGGCTTTTGTCGGTCATCGGCATCTGGGATGCCGTGGCAGAGCATGCCCAGCCGATGCTGGAAATCAAGGTTACCGACGGGCGCGCGGGCCAAGGGCCTTCCCCGTTCTTCATGCACTTCGATCATGCCGAGATCGAAGAAGGGCCGATGGGCTACATGATCGAAGACCGCCACCTGCGCCGCGCCTTTCTGGACGCGATGGCAGCCTCCGACCGGATCACGCAGATCAGCGGAACAGCGGTCGTAGCCCAGGAAACAGGTGCCCAACATGCCAGCGTCGTGCTGGAAGACGAGCGTGAGATCAGCGCCCGGCTCCTCATCGGCTCGGACGGTCGGCAAAGCGGAACGGCTGAGCGGGCAGGCATCCGGCGCACCGGCTGGGATTACGGTCAGACCGCGCTGGTTTGCGCGGTGGAGCATGACAAACCCCATAACGGCATTGCGCATCAGTTCTTCATGCCTGGCGGGCCGCTTGCGATCCTGCCTTTGACTGGCAACCGTTCCTCTATTGTCTGGAGCGAGCAGACGGCACGCGCGCTGGAGATCCATGCGATGGAGGATGCGGGATACGTTGAGGCGCTGCGTCCCGCCTTTGGTGATTTTCTCGGCGAGATTCACCTCGCCGGAAAACGCTTTACATATCCACTCAACCTGACGCTGGCGAACAGCTTTATCGCCGAGCGCCTTGCGCTGATTGGCGACGCGGCCCATGGCGTGCATCCGATCGCGGGCCAGGGTCTGAATGCCGGTTTGCGCGATGTTGGTGCGTTGGCGCAAGTGCTGGCCGAGGCCGCGCGGCGCGGGGAGGACATCGGCGGCGAGATGGTTCTTGAACGCTACCAGCAATGGCGCCGCTTCGACGTTGCCTCTCTGGCGGTAGCGACCGATACGTTCAACAGGCTCTTTTCGAATGACAATCCGATCCTGAGACTGGGGCGTGACATCGGGATGGGCGTGGTCAATGCCCTTCCTGGCCTGCGCCGCGGCTTCATCCGCGAAGCGGCGGGCCTGACCGGAGATCTGCCCCGCCTGTTGCAGGGACGCCCGATCTAGCCGAGTGTCCGGGCCTCGTCCGCAAGCATGATCGGGATGCCGTTGCGGATGGGGAACGCAACGTTCCCGGCCTTGGAGATCAGCTCCTGCGCGTCGGCATCGTATTCCAGCGTGGTATGGGTCAACGGGCAGATCAATGCCTCTAGCATATGGCGGTCAAAGGCCAGCGTGTCGTCGGTCACTGGATCATTTCCTCATTCGCGCCGCCGCGCAGGGTAAATTCGATCAGCGTTACAAGCGTTTCGCGCCGGGTTGCCAGCGACGGCGCCTCCAGCAAAGCCTGCTTATCCTCCGGATCAAAGTCGAGCAGCATGGACAGCGAGTTGATCAGCAGCTCATCCTCGGCGTCTTTGAGCGTGTCCCAATCGGTCGAAAGCTGTCGTGCGGAGAAGTACCGTTCCAGCAGCTCCATGAAGCTGTCCCGGTCAAATTCGGTATCCGCTTCGGTTGCACCCAGATCCCGTTCAAACCCGTCCCAGCGCACGTCGCACTTGCGATACGGGCTGAAACCGGTCACCTCCTGACGGATGCGAAAACGGGATATGCCCGACAGCGTGATCAGATAGCGCCCATCCTCGGTCTCGGAAAATTGCGTGACGCGCCCCGCGCACCCGATAGAATGCAACGCGTTGTCATCGCGGCCGGGCACCTTGTTGGGTTGCACCATCCCGATCAGCCGCGTGGGCGTTTTCATGGAATCCTCAAGCATCTGCAGATAGCGGGGTTCGAAGATATGAAGCGGAAGCCTCGACCGCGGCAACAGCAACGCGCCGGGGAGAGGGAATACCGGAATGGTTTCCGGGAGATCAGCAGCCTTGAGCATGTCAGGTGACTTAGCCCACGCGGGAGATCAGGCAAATATCATCGAACTGAGCTTACGCCGCCCGTTCAGCACCACCGCATCATTCGGCTTAAGCGCGTCGAAAATCGTGAAAAGCTGCGTTTTTGCAGCCCCGTCATTCCATTCCCGATCCCGGCGGAAAAGCTCAAGAAGGTGGCCCACCGCCTCTTCGACCTTGCCATTGGCATGCAGCGCCAACGCGAGGTCGAACCGCGCTTGATGGTTGTCAGGCTCGGCCTCAACGGTTGCGGTCAGATCAGCCACGGGGCCGGCATCTGCCGCCTGTCGGGCCAGCTCCAGTTGCGCATGCGCCGCTTCGAGTTCAGCGCTGGTGGAAATTTCCGCCGGGGCACCGTTCAGGATCGCTTCGGCCTGGTCCAGATCGTCCATCGCGATATGCGCGCGCACCAGACCGCCATAGGCGCCCGCGTGGTTCGCATCCTCGCCCAGGATCGCCGCAAAAGTTTGTGCCGCGTCCACTGCCGCCCCTTCGGCCAGCATCTGCTCTGCCGCCTCAACTGCCTCGTTCAGGCCGTCTTCGGGCGACTCGCCGCCAGCGGCCTTGATCACACGGTCGATGAATGCCTTGATCTCAGATCCGGGCAACGCCCCCTGAAACCCGTCAATCGGCTGGCCCTTGAAGAACGCGTAAACGGTGGGGATCGACTGGATCTGCAACTGACCCGCGATCATCTGCGCCTCGTCCACGTTGACCTTGACCATCTTTACCGCACCCTTGGCGGCGGTCACGGCCTCTTCCAGCATCGGGCCCAACGTCTTGCAGGGTCCGCACCAGGGTGCCCAGAAATCGACGATGACGGGAACCTCCTGCGACGCTTCGACCACATCGGCCATGAAGGTCGCCTCGCTGCTGTCCTTGATCAGGTCGGCGGCAGCCGGTCCGGCGGAAAGTCCCAGATCCATCATGTCAGTCCCTCGCATTGCGGATGCGCTCTATATGAGCGCCCTTGGGCCGGAGTCAAAGGTCAAAACTGGCAAAAACCGGGGCGTGGTCGCTGGGCTTCTCCCATCCGCGGGCATCGCGCAGGATGCGGCTGTCATGCCCGGCATTGGCAATGTCGGGCGTCGCCCAGACGTGATCCAACCTGCGCCCCTTGTCGGAGTTCGACCAATCGGGCGAGCGGTAGGACCACCAGCTGTAAAGCTGGCCTTCGGGGATATCCTTGCGGGTGATATCGACCCAGCCGCCTGCATCCTGCGTCTCTGCCAGATGTTCGACCTCGATGGGCGTGTGGCTGACCACTTTCAAAAGCTGCTTGTGGCTCCACACATCATCTTCACGCGGGGCGATGTTCAGATCGCCCACAAGGATCGACTTTTCGGGCTTTTCGGCATGAAACCAATCGCGCATGTCCGTGAGATAGTCCAGCTTCTGCCCGAATTTCACGTTCTTCTCGCGGTCCGGCACATCGCCGCCTGCCGGCACATAGAAATTGTGAACCGTCACCCCATTCTCCAGCTTGGCAGAGATGTGGCGGGCATGACCAAGACCTGCGAAGTCCTTCTCGCCCACCTCCTCCATCGGGATGCGCGACAAGATCGCGACGCCGTTATACCCCTTCTGCCCCCGCGCGACCATGTGCATGTAGCCCAGCGCCTTGAACCCCTCGACCGGGATCTTGTCGACCGGGGACTTGCATTCCTGCAGGCAGAGGACGTCCGGCCCGTGCTCCTCCATCAGTTTCAGCACGATAGGCTCGCGCAGGCGGACGGAGTTGATGTTCCAGGTGGCAAGGGTGAAGGACATGGGCGGGCCTCTTCTCAGCAGCTATTCGGGCGCAGCGTAGTACGCGCGCCCGAAAGAGGCCATGCCAAATGTTCACATTCCGTTCGGCGCCAACAGAACCTTTCCTTTGCGTTCGCCGGCCATGGTGTAAGTCACTGCCTCTGCTATTTCATCAAGGCTGAAATGCCGGTCGATCGGCGCATGGAGCGTTCCATTGGCCACGGCTTGCGTGAGCGAGCCATAGACCTGC encodes:
- a CDS encoding lytic transglycosylase — its product is MSRSLYAIALLMLLAACGGGYNAPPRDLDNACSIVSERPEYLRAFRATERKWGVPVHVQMATIYQESKFIGDARTPFRYVMGIIPMGRQSSAYGYAQALDGTWDEYRDQTGRRSAKRDRIRDASDFMGWYMSHSRDRNGIAMHDARNQYLAYHEGHTGYARGSYNRKSWLLRVSGEVQQRANNYQVQLASCRRARG
- a CDS encoding amidase, with product MQDWLTMTAADLGRGIEAKEIDPVALTQTYLDAIDGHDLRDRIYARVTHDRALAEAKAAQARAAAGRRLSLLDGVPISWKDLFDTAGIGTEAGSALLKGRVPETDAVVLRNATAMGTVCLGKTHMTELAFSGLGYNPVTNTPPCVNDADAVPGGSSSGAAASVAFNLAAAGIGSDTGGSVRIPAAWNDLVGLKTTSGRLSLEGVVPLCLRFDTVGPLTRSVEDAALLLGALEGSPAPDIEGASLKGRRFAALQTIAMDDMRDAPLAAFCSAVDRLKAAGAMVEPIDVPEVARAMDLTAALYPTEAYGLWRDVIEANPDVMYPEILRRFRLGMDISGPDYVAAWATLKACRMAYDQATAGYDAVILPSSAIMPPSLTRLNAEDDYYVTENLLTLRNTRIGNLMGLTALTVPTGVPSCGIMLMTPPQTEAHVLRIGAAAERALS
- a CDS encoding FAD-dependent monooxygenase, which codes for MDNPADPTIFRRMTPESDILIVGGGLNGPALALAMAQTGHTVTVIDALPETVRKNAAFDGRSYALALASQRLLSVIGIWDAVAEHAQPMLEIKVTDGRAGQGPSPFFMHFDHAEIEEGPMGYMIEDRHLRRAFLDAMAASDRITQISGTAVVAQETGAQHASVVLEDEREISARLLIGSDGRQSGTAERAGIRRTGWDYGQTALVCAVEHDKPHNGIAHQFFMPGGPLAILPLTGNRSSIVWSEQTARALEIHAMEDAGYVEALRPAFGDFLGEIHLAGKRFTYPLNLTLANSFIAERLALIGDAAHGVHPIAGQGLNAGLRDVGALAQVLAEAARRGEDIGGEMVLERYQQWRRFDVASLAVATDTFNRLFSNDNPILRLGRDIGMGVVNALPGLRRGFIREAAGLTGDLPRLLQGRPI
- a CDS encoding aminotransferase class I/II-fold pyridoxal phosphate-dependent enzyme; translation: MVFPERFSNLPAYAFPRLRALLDVHAPGGDVVHMTIGEPKHAFPPWILDVIAENAAGFNNYPPNEGSDALRGAICDWLDRRYGIAMDPDENVMTLNGTREGLYNAAMALCPEQKNGAQPVILSPNPFYQVYLVAALSVGAEPVFVAATEATGHLPDYAGLPAEILNRTAIAYICSPANPQGAVADRAYWKELIGLAEQYDFKIFADECYSEIYRDTPPVGALQVAQEMGADPDRVVIFHSLSKRSNLPGLRSGFVAGGPESIRRAKQLRSYAGTPLPLPLQAAAAQVWADEDHVVENRALYAEKYTIADEVLGDVPGYHSPEAGFFLWLPVEDGEVATLKLWRETGVRVLPGAYLAQTRDGVNPGAGYIRVAMVAPKNEMQRGLITLRDCLFR
- a CDS encoding Trm112 family protein — protein: MLEALICPLTHTTLEYDADAQELISKAGNVAFPIRNGIPIMLADEARTLG
- the trxA gene encoding thioredoxin; translated protein: MMDLGLSAGPAAADLIKDSSEATFMADVVEASQEVPVIVDFWAPWCGPCKTLGPMLEEAVTAAKGAVKMVKVNVDEAQMIAGQLQIQSIPTVYAFFKGQPIDGFQGALPGSEIKAFIDRVIKAAGGESPEDGLNEAVEAAEQMLAEGAAVDAAQTFAAILGEDANHAGAYGGLVRAHIAMDDLDQAEAILNGAPAEISTSAELEAAHAQLELARQAADAGPVADLTATVEAEPDNHQARFDLALALHANGKVEEAVGHLLELFRRDREWNDGAAKTQLFTIFDALKPNDAVVLNGRRKLSSMIFA
- a CDS encoding LON peptidase substrate-binding domain-containing protein, giving the protein MLKAADLPETIPVFPLPGALLLPRSRLPLHIFEPRYLQMLEDSMKTPTRLIGMVQPNKVPGRDDNALHSIGCAGRVTQFSETEDGRYLITLSGISRFRIRQEVTGFSPYRKCDVRWDGFERDLGATEADTEFDRDSFMELLERYFSARQLSTDWDTLKDAEDELLINSLSMLLDFDPEDKQALLEAPSLATRRETLVTLIEFTLRGGANEEMIQ
- a CDS encoding outer membrane lipoprotein carrier protein LolA encodes the protein MKHLIAAAFCTLTAVPAFADKLPLSEISRYLNAMTTARGEFTQINDDGTLSTGDLYIKRPGRVRFEYDPPDEAIVMAGAGAVVIHDPKSNQAPETYALNRTPLSIILARNVDLGRANMVTGHSFDGTATIVRAQDPDNPDTGSIDLMFTGSPTQLRKWVINDANGGQTTVILGGLETGMSISDGLFNTRLVGEDER
- a CDS encoding DNA translocase FtsK, which encodes MASYNTRSRDPLLDSSMQAAIEKRGKELIGIVLVVLGLMAAAMIGSYTPDDPNWMVSTDAPVQNWMGRLGASIAAPLFMIVGWGSWAFALVLVVWGVRFTGHFGEERAGARLIFAPIAVAVCSVYAATLIPGDTWKSTHSFGLGGLFGDTVMGALLTLLPLGSHFAVKLMSLVMAVAMLATAAFVLGFTRAEIQRGFRMIVVGLIMFYAGLLTLAGRGASTAMQAAQAARERRAERQESIASMFQEGPVYEEDLPPPAPAEPVQKQGLLARMPALIKRPDPLPEPELVEPEPLEDFDELDEMPGDDRIKAKIADVIKSRARQGTKLQIDTDLPLTKGRGRGPDPLVLDTTPQPVELRPEPPLTAMHQPAQPVRTEPPLTAAQPHLPEPAPYRPEAQALPLTDPDPAPQPLPVAEPRKVVQNPARKAPTPSRRAQQEAQPTLAFEENGVAFELPPLNLLTSPDSIQRHHLSDEALEENARMLENVLDDYGVKGEIVSVRPGPVVTMYELEPAPGLKASRVIGLADDIARSMAALSARVSTVPGRSVIGIELPNENREMCVLREVLAARDFGDTNMRLPLALGKDIGGEPVVANLAKMPHLLIAGTTGSGKSVAINTMILSLLYRLTPEECRLIMIDPKMLELSVYDGIPHLLSPVVTDPKKAVVALKWTVGEMEERYRKMSKMGVRNIEGYNGRVRDALSKGEMFSRTVQTGFDDETGEPIFETEEIQPEALPYIVVIVDEMADLMMVAGKEIEACIQRLAQMARASGIHLIMATQRPSVDVITGTIKANFPTRISFQVTSKVDSRTILGEMGAEQLLGMGDMLYMAGGAKITRCHGPFVSDEEVEEVVNHLKAFGPPDYVSHVLDGPDEERESDIDAVLGLGGNTDSEDALYDTAVQIVIKDRKCSTSYIQRKLAIGYNKAARLVEQMEEEGLVSPANHVGKREILVPEQQ
- a CDS encoding exodeoxyribonuclease III is translated as MSFTLATWNINSVRLREPIVLKLMEEHGPDVLCLQECKSPVDKIPVEGFKALGYMHMVARGQKGYNGVAILSRIPMEEVGEKDFAGLGHARHISAKLENGVTVHNFYVPAGGDVPDREKNVKFGQKLDYLTDMRDWFHAEKPEKSILVGDLNIAPREDDVWSHKQLLKVVSHTPIEVEHLAETQDAGGWVDITRKDIPEGQLYSWWSYRSPDWSNSDKGRRLDHVWATPDIANAGHDSRILRDARGWEKPSDHAPVFASFDL